In Cervus canadensis isolate Bull #8, Minnesota chromosome 7, ASM1932006v1, whole genome shotgun sequence, the DNA window TGGCAGAGTCCCTGGGCATCCTGTAGTTCTTTACTATAAACCCCCCACCCCAGATGCTGAGCTGTTTTGCTCCAGGGTGTAGCTGAAGAACACATCTGTAATAGGAAAATGCTCTTCCAGGAGCTCTTGGCCTCCACAAACACATACTTCAGAGTCACAAGCAGTTAGCTCTTTCTAAGTCTTGCTTTTATAGtcgtaaaaattaaaaaacagagaaaatgatgTCCATTAACTTCCTTCCTACATATTGGAGGAGAAGGCTCTATTGAGGCCACTTTGATTTTTATCCTTAGGTGAACCCCCGGACCTGGCCCAGCTCACCTAGTTAATCAAAGCAGTGAGCAGCAGTCGCTGTGGGCTTGCTCTGTGCTGGCAAGCTTTACCACAGCTGTTTCACAAAGGAGAACACTGCGGTCCACAGGGAAGAGGTAATCCTTGTCCACGGCCTCCTGGTAAGTGCTGGGGCCAGACTCTAAGCCCATCTTTTCTCCCCACCGTGATCCTGTGGGAAATCAATCCATCCCAGAGAGGAACTCCGTCTGCCTCTCTGCTCCATAACCTCTCTGTGACTGTAGTCCTCTAATCCCCTGGTCAGGGCTGAATTTAGGGACCTGCCTTCATGTCCACAACCAGTGTTGCTCAGACTTCTCCTCATACTCAGAAATCCATCTTGGGTCACCCTACCTGCCCAGGGACTCTCTAGGGCCAAACCCCTCTCAGTGTCCAGGAATCCACTGGACTTCAGCCCAGGTTACTAGCTATAGGCATTGCACAGTCCCCTCCCCACCAGTCCCTGTCAGACTCCCCTCGGCCTGTCCTTTGTTGGTCTACCCTATAGTCAGGTCTCGTCCCACTGACCATGGGTCTTTCAAAGCCCAGAAAAGCTGAGCTCCCCCTTTGGCAATCACACCCTGCCCAAGATAGAAAACATCACTCCTATCTGAGAAGAGGCCAACACCACAGTACTCAAGTCAGTCCTGTTACCCAATGGGAAATGCCCACGGCTCATATGACATGACATCCCAGCCTTCCCTTGCCTCCTGGATGGGCATTCTAGCCTCTGCCAACccgaaaaaaaatcactgccaagGGGAAGGATGGAACATTCCAAATTCCAGCCTCACCAAGCGTCTCCAGGCACCTGAAGGATCCACAAGCCCCAGATGCTCGGAACACAAATGTCCTTTCCCATCCAGACTCTGCCCTCAGCAGAACATCAAGGCCTGAGTGCTCTTGATCCTATCCTGAGTGGGGGACCCACTACCTGCAACACTGTTAGCACCTTATTGCCaagctgccaagtcacttcagtcatgtccgactctgtgcaaccccaaagacggcagcccaccaggctcccccgtccctgggattttccaggcaagaacactggagtgggttgccatttccttctccaacacaggaaagtgaaaagtgaaagtgaagtcgcaccTTAGCTTGTAGCTAAAAATGAAGCAGCAGGTAATACCCAAGTGGAATCAATAACCAAGGGAAGGCCCACCTTGGGGGCCCAATTGTTGGCTCAGGTAGTTCTGCTGGGTATCAATGCTGTCCTTTCATCCCAGATGTCATATTATTGGTGCCACTGCATGAGATTTCACAGCAGCTATGAAAGGGACCTGCTACTgttcccttttacagatgagtaaaaatGAGGCCTGAGGCATTAGAGTGGCTCACCAAAGACCCAAAACCACTGAGCACTGAGGATGCAGTGGGAAATGAGGCAGGTCAGAACCCAGAGCCTTGGTACATCAAGGCCACCCTTCTAGTCCAGTGAGCAATTCTGGCAAGGAGATTTCCCAGTTCCATTTTACAAGAGTATttgttaacaaaaataaaatttgctgttgctgttggtTTTCTCAGCACTGGGGTTTGCCTGGTTACCACGTCACCCAGCATTCTCCACTAGGCACTGTGGTGACTAAGCTAGCCCATCTCAGGATAAATGTTCATCCTTTCTTTATCTAACCAGCCAGTCAGAGAAAAAACAGAACAACACTTTGCCATTCAATGTCAATCTGAGTCCAACAACCACGGAAATGAAATGTGAGCAAAAGTGTCGCCAATTAAACCACAGAGCAGAGCACAGCAGCCACTTCCCGATGGCCTGTCACCCTTGAGAATGGTCAGCCCACCTTAGCTTGAGCCAACGTCAATTTTACTTGAGTATAATCTTGTCCTTGACCTCTTTTCTGGAGTGTTACTCTCAGTCCCTCAGCTAAAGTGGGAGCACGGGAAAAGAGTGGGCTTCAGAGCTGAGAGAACTGGGTAGGCCTGGGTTCTTGTTCTTGGTAAGCTCTgctcttcagtttcctcttctctgaAAGGGGGCAGTTATATCTCTGGTTTAAAGTTAATAAGCTGGAATTCTGGCTTTAAATGCCCACCTCAGGAGCTTCATCAGGGGTATGGCTTCATAAGTCAAGTGGACAAGGTATGTGCAAGCCCACAAGTGCCCGACTCCAGGCTCTACTCAGCCGGGATTCCACGGGGGGCAGACAGTCACGTGCACCTCTGTCCAGGGGCCACCCTGCCTCCCTGAGTGACTCCCTCCTAAAATCGACAACCGTTTTTGTTACCAGGGTTTTAAGCTAGCTTCACAGGATGACTGTGTATATTAAATGAGAGAAAGCCTTAGAGGTGTCAGGAGTCAAACCCAGCAGCCTGTGGGCTTATCTGCAACCTGCAAGGGAGTTCTGTTTGTCCACATGGTGTCTTTAGCAGCTGCCAATTTGAAAAATGGGAATAGTTCACACAAAATCTAGATTGCTGGGTCCTCTGGAAAGAAGTCAGAAGATTCCACAACTTTTGGCTCTCATTCCCATGAGGCAATAATCAGAGAGATGCCTAAGAGATAGTTCAGCAGGAAGACCTAGATTTGAGTGTTCAGCCCCTACATACAGCAGGTATTCAACAAATGATAGTTACTATCATTACTTATTATTTATCAGTAACTTGAGTGCAAGAGATTCAAGTGCAGAGACTCTGTCTTCTACTTGTCTCTCTTCTCCTGCTGTGAACTTGAAGCCAGGTACACAGGAGACATCATTTGGCACAATCCTTACAGAgactggcttctctggtggttcagacggtaaagcatctgtctgcaatgcaggagactcgggttcaatccctaggttggaaagatcccctggagaaggaagtggcaacccactccaggactcttgcctggaaaatcccacggacagagcagcctggtaggctacagtccatgggggagcaaagagtcggacatgactgagcaacttcactttcactttacagagaCTGAAAGGTGTGTGACTGTCACCGACAGTTCTCAGCACTGCCCTAAGCACTGCATGTTTGTTCTtgctgttcagccgctcagtcatgtccgactctttgcgatcccgtgggcTACAATGTACTAGGATTCCTGTCCTTCATCCTCTcagggagcttgctcaaactcatgttcattgatgtcatcagtgatgccatccaaccatctcaggctctgttgcccccttctcctgcctttaatctttcccagcatcaaggtcacTTCACATTATTATTATCTTATTTGATTTCTCATAACAACCCTGAGCTGGATTACTATCATTGAGTCACTTCtgcagagagagaaactgaggcacagcccAAGATCACCAAGTGAGCAGAAAAAAGTCAAGATCCAAACCCAGGAGCCTGGCCTCGGGGTCCACATCCTCACCACCAGTCCATGCCGCAGGATGATCCCAAGTGCTGACGGCGGATGGGGCCTCacctgcttcccctcccccccatctCTCCTCCCTATCCAGCTCCATTAGGTAGGGACAGGCAGCCTCTGGACCCATCCCTGCCAGCCCCCAACCCCACAATCCCCCACAGCAGGCTGCACTTACGGTCAAGGCCATTGATGTAGCGCATGGTGACTTCGCAATGGCCCCACACGGCACTCACCACCGGGTAGAGCTTCTTGCCCTTGAGGCCACGGAAGGCCACGCCCAGGTACTGGCCGTCCACGATGAAGCTGAGTGTGCCCTCGTCCATGTCCAGCACCACGAGCAGTGAGTCGGGCAGCGCAAAGGCCTCCTCAGGCCCCAGGAAGGCGGGGTAGGCCACGCCGGGCCGGTTCTTGCCGTCGTGGTAGAGGCGGCTGCGGCCCAGGTCCCAGCCCCAGGACTCGGCGTCGCTGCCCACCAGCGCGGTATAGCCCACCGAGTGCAGGGGGGCCCGCGCCGTGGCCACGCCCACCACCGCGTGCGTGCCCCGCTGCCGCGCAGGCCAGTGGATCTGCCAGGCGTGCAGGCCACGCGCGTGGCCCACCTTCCCGCGGATGCCATCCGTGCTCTGCGCCACCGGGTGCCGGTGGAAGGTGAGCCGGTCGTCATCCTTGACGAAGACGTTGAGCGAGCGGTCCTCGGGGTTCCACGCGTGCCTCAGCTGCACCGCCAGCCCCGCCGCCGGCATGTCCAGCAGCTGATCCAGTCGCGCCGGCCGCCCCGGCTCCTCTCCCCGCAGCTCGCGCTTGGCCGGCCGCAAGGCCGGCTCCCGCACCTCCACCGACTTGAGGCTCCCCGAGAGCTTCTGGCCCATGGCTCGCTGCCGGGACGGGGCCGCTGCAGGCCACCGCTACCTCCTGGGAGCTTCCACTCCCCGCAGCCAGGGATGGGCCACGGGGCTGGAAACCAGGCGTCTGGACTGGACACGCCCACAGCCTCCACAGGGCTGGGGCAGAGAACCAAGCTCCTGGAAGGAAGCAAAGGACATGGGTTATAACAGCAGCCTCAACAGCCATCTATGCCCATGCCTTGGCTGGGCCCTGGGCATGCATTCATAATAATAACTAATGAATAGAATGATATATGACACTTATCTAGAACtcaccatgtgccagacactgctctAAATGATTCACATTTAttagttcatttaatccttaaaccCTCCCAATAAGACattcattattattcccattttatagatgagaaacgcATAGGTCATAGAGGAGGTAAGTAATTAACCAACGTCCCACAGTTAAGAGCGGCTGAGCCAAGATCCACACTGAGGCCATCTGGCTTCAGAGTTTGTGTTCTGCTCTTGGAGAAATCACAggctattttattttagaaataagaacTGAGCCCAGAGAAGTTGTGATTTGCTGAAGATCATAGAGAACCCCAGTGCACTTGGTCCCAAGAAACAAGCCCTAGGCCCTAGGTAGGGGGAACAGGATGCTCAAGACAGGGGCGCTGGAGATGTTTAGGGAGTGGTCCATTGGTTCCTATCCTTGGCTGCCCTGGGGAGCTTAAATAGCATCTAAAGTGCAATCAGGCTTGAGAAGCTAGACACTGAGCAAAGATCCACCAAGGCCACCCAGGGACAAGGACAAGGACATAAGGCAAGCATCTGAGGATAGGGTGAGGTCTCATGGTAAGGTGAATTGGAAGCAGGGTGATGAGAGCTGGTGTTCAGGCTCTGGAGCCACAGAGAACTATATGTAAatccctctctccatctcttagTTGTGTGTCCACAGGAAGGTTCTCTTAGCCTCTCTAAGACTCcagtctataaaatggggataaaatatTCCCTCCAAGTGGTATGGGAAGCTAAGAGACAATATCAGAAGCCAAACCTGAGACTCTGCCGGCAGATTTTCCTTTCTGGCTCTATCTTCTGGACATCTTGCATGTACCCCTTCCCCTTGGATGGGCAAGCTCTGTCTTTGAGTGCATAAACCCCATTAACAGCATTGACCCTGGACAGCCTCCTCTGAGACAGGACCCTGG includes these proteins:
- the SPSB4 gene encoding SPRY domain-containing SOCS box protein 4 → MGQKLSGSLKSVEVREPALRPAKRELRGEEPGRPARLDQLLDMPAAGLAVQLRHAWNPEDRSLNVFVKDDDRLTFHRHPVAQSTDGIRGKVGHARGLHAWQIHWPARQRGTHAVVGVATARAPLHSVGYTALVGSDAESWGWDLGRSRLYHDGKNRPGVAYPAFLGPEEAFALPDSLLVVLDMDEGTLSFIVDGQYLGVAFRGLKGKKLYPVVSAVWGHCEVTMRYINGLDPEPLPLMDLCRRCIRLALGRQRLQDISSLPLPQSLKNYLQYQ